The Mesorhizobium sp. B1-1-8 genome contains a region encoding:
- the fliI gene encoding flagellar protein export ATPase FliI, whose product MATGSSLLRASERPADAGPADRLAALERIWRRFDNPQTLLSRGGRIAEISPTHYTVRGLSGIARLGDIVEQRGTTGTRRGEIVRIGRDEVVVAPFERSADAGIGDAVFRRGPLIVTPHASWRGRAIDALTRAIDGGPPLIRPGDGADAATPGAMSRQRVGTSFLTGVRVIDIFTPLCFGQRLGIFAGSGVGKSTLLAMLAGAEAFDTVVVALIGERGREVREFLEDTIGAQNMAKTVAVVATSDESAMMRRRAADTAMCVAEHFRDQGHRVLLVLDSITRFAHALREVATGTGEPPVARGYPASVFTDLPKLLERAGPGAEGPGVKGRGSITAIISVLVDGDDHNDPVADSVRGILDGHVVLDRAIAEQGRYPPVNPLSSISRLADKAWSAEQRMLVTRLKSMIARFEDTRDIRLLGAYQGGADVELDIAVRQVPLIYEALTQSPKDRASADPFADLARHLKGKLNGDPGD is encoded by the coding sequence ATGGCGACCGGCTCGTCCCTGCTCCGCGCGTCCGAAAGGCCGGCAGATGCCGGCCCGGCCGACCGGCTGGCCGCGCTCGAACGCATCTGGCGGCGCTTCGACAATCCACAAACATTGCTCAGTCGCGGCGGCCGCATCGCCGAGATCTCGCCTACCCACTACACGGTGCGTGGCCTTTCCGGTATCGCCAGGTTGGGCGACATCGTCGAACAGCGCGGCACCACCGGCACCCGCCGCGGCGAGATCGTCAGGATCGGCCGCGACGAGGTGGTGGTCGCACCCTTCGAGCGCAGTGCCGATGCGGGCATCGGCGATGCCGTTTTCCGTCGCGGCCCGCTTATCGTCACCCCGCACGCTTCCTGGCGCGGCCGCGCCATCGACGCGCTGACCCGCGCCATCGACGGCGGCCCGCCGCTGATCAGGCCCGGCGACGGCGCCGATGCAGCGACACCTGGCGCCATGTCGCGCCAGCGCGTCGGCACCAGCTTCCTGACCGGCGTGCGGGTCATCGACATCTTCACTCCGCTCTGCTTCGGCCAGCGGCTCGGCATCTTCGCCGGTTCCGGCGTCGGCAAATCGACGCTGCTTGCCATGCTTGCCGGCGCCGAGGCCTTCGACACCGTCGTCGTGGCGCTTATCGGCGAACGCGGCCGCGAGGTACGTGAGTTTCTCGAGGACACGATCGGCGCGCAAAACATGGCCAAGACCGTCGCCGTGGTCGCCACCAGCGACGAGAGCGCCATGATGCGCCGTCGCGCGGCCGACACAGCCATGTGCGTGGCCGAGCACTTTCGCGACCAGGGCCACCGCGTGCTGTTGGTGCTGGATTCGATCACCCGTTTCGCCCATGCGTTACGCGAGGTGGCGACGGGAACCGGCGAGCCGCCGGTCGCGCGCGGCTATCCGGCCTCGGTCTTCACCGACCTGCCCAAATTGCTCGAACGCGCGGGACCGGGCGCCGAAGGCCCCGGGGTTAAAGGTAGGGGCTCCATCACCGCCATCATTTCCGTGCTGGTCGACGGCGACGACCATAACGATCCGGTCGCCGATTCGGTGCGCGGCATCCTCGACGGCCACGTCGTGCTCGACCGCGCGATCGCCGAACAGGGCCGCTATCCGCCGGTCAATCCGTTGTCGTCCATCTCACGCCTTGCCGACAAGGCCTGGAGCGCCGAGCAGCGTATGCTGGTGACCAGGCTGAAGTCGATGATCGCCCGTTTCGAGGACACGCGCGACATCCGCCTGCTTGGCGCCTATCAGGGCGGTGCCGACGTCGAGCTCGACATCGCCGTGCGCCAGGTGCCGCTGATCTATGAAGCGCTGACGCAATCGCCGAAGGACCGCGCATCGGCCGATCCGTTCGCGGATCTCGCCCGCCATCTCAAGGGGAAGCTGAATGGCGATCCAGGAGACTGA